One genomic window of Chelonia mydas isolate rCheMyd1 chromosome 27, rCheMyd1.pri.v2, whole genome shotgun sequence includes the following:
- the ACBD4 gene encoding acyl-CoA-binding domain-containing protein 4 isoform X4 produces the protein MLRFYSYYKQATVGSCKIPRPGFWDPIGRYKWDAWSRLGKMSKEEAMAAYISEMKKVAQKVIDTIPAGEVSEDVFGFFEPLYEVIHDMPRPPESFFRKKAGGRLGRADEALESSKVTSDSESEVYSDTLEQTEPGQAGQRVAGQSLSLSSPHAASLHADVGREFPETCREGEPGEGGGLAGRSSDGPGPLGTEKELQAAPGARGCPDADQGEAASAGLWPELDVQLLGTVRALQDNMRSVLKRLSHLETLSTMQGHAPGSGPRHRLAALNTQKPSRWPLEVSARTLLFLLAWPFVVQWLLRRFQRRKR, from the exons ATGCTACGGTTTTACAGCTACTACAAGCAGGCGACAGTGGGCAGCTGCAAGATCCCCCGGCCTGGATTCTGGGATCCCATCGGCCGGTACAAGTG GGATgcgtggagcaggctggggaagatgtcCAAAGAGGAGGCCATGGCCGCGTATATCTCGGAGATGAAGAAGGTAGCCCAGAAG GTCATTGACACGATCCCAGCAGGCGAGGTGTCTGAGGACGTGTTTGGGTTCTTCGAACCTCTCTACGAGGTGATACACGATATGCCCCGGCCCCCAGAGTCCTTCTTCAGGAAGAAGGCTG GTGGCAGGCTGGGTCGCGCTGACGAAGCCCTGGAGAGCAGCAAAGTGACCAGTGACTCGGAAAGCGAAGTCTACAGTGACACCCTGGAGCAGACAGAGCCTGGCCAG GCTGGTCAGCGCGTGGCTGGGCAGAGCCTTTCCCTAAGCAGTCCTCATGCAGCCAGCCTACATGCCGATGTCGGGCGTGAGTTCCCGGAaacctgcagggagggagagcctGGCGAAGGCGGCGGACTAGCCGGGCGGAGCAGCGATGGCCCCGGGCCCCTCGGCACAGAGAAAG agctgcaaGCTGCCCCGGGAGCCAGGGGCTGTCCTGATGCTGACCAGGGGGAAGCAGCGAGTGCAGGGCTCTGGCCAGAGCTGGATGTGCAGCTGCTTGGCACCGTCCGTGCCCTGCAGGACAACATGCGGAGCGTCTTGAAGAGGCTGAGCCACCTGGAAACGCTGAGCACCATGCAG GGGCACGCGCCTGGGTCCGGCCCTCGCCACCGGCTGGCCGCGCTCAATACGCAG AAGCCGTCCCGCTGGCCGCTGGAGGTCTCAGCTCGCACCCTGCTGTTCCTCCTCGCCTGGCCCTTCGTCGTCCAGTGGCTGCTGCGGCGTTTCCAGCGCAGGAAGAGGTGA
- the ACBD4 gene encoding acyl-CoA-binding domain-containing protein 4 isoform X3 — protein MGMEPTEPDYEKQFQAAVRVIQGLPKNGSYRPPYEVMLRFYSYYKQATVGSCKIPRPGFWDPIGRYKWDAWSRLGKMSKEEAMAAYISEMKKVAQKVIDTIPAGEVSEDVFGFFEPLYEVIHDMPRPPESFFRKKAGGRLGRADEALESSKVTSDSESEVYSDTLEQTEPGQAGQRVAGQSLSLSSPHAASLHADVGREFPETCREGEPGEGGGLAGRSSDGPGPLGTEKELQAAPGARGCPDADQGEAASAGLWPELDVQLLGTVRALQDNMRSVLKRLSHLETLSTMQGHAPGSGPRHRLAALNTQKPSRWPLEVSARTLLFLLAWPFVVQWLLRRFQRRKR, from the exons GGTCCTACCGCCCCCCCTACGAGGTGATGCTACGGTTTTACAGCTACTACAAGCAGGCGACAGTGGGCAGCTGCAAGATCCCCCGGCCTGGATTCTGGGATCCCATCGGCCGGTACAAGTG GGATgcgtggagcaggctggggaagatgtcCAAAGAGGAGGCCATGGCCGCGTATATCTCGGAGATGAAGAAGGTAGCCCAGAAG GTCATTGACACGATCCCAGCAGGCGAGGTGTCTGAGGACGTGTTTGGGTTCTTCGAACCTCTCTACGAGGTGATACACGATATGCCCCGGCCCCCAGAGTCCTTCTTCAGGAAGAAGGCTG GTGGCAGGCTGGGTCGCGCTGACGAAGCCCTGGAGAGCAGCAAAGTGACCAGTGACTCGGAAAGCGAAGTCTACAGTGACACCCTGGAGCAGACAGAGCCTGGCCAG GCTGGTCAGCGCGTGGCTGGGCAGAGCCTTTCCCTAAGCAGTCCTCATGCAGCCAGCCTACATGCCGATGTCGGGCGTGAGTTCCCGGAaacctgcagggagggagagcctGGCGAAGGCGGCGGACTAGCCGGGCGGAGCAGCGATGGCCCCGGGCCCCTCGGCACAGAGAAAG agctgcaaGCTGCCCCGGGAGCCAGGGGCTGTCCTGATGCTGACCAGGGGGAAGCAGCGAGTGCAGGGCTCTGGCCAGAGCTGGATGTGCAGCTGCTTGGCACCGTCCGTGCCCTGCAGGACAACATGCGGAGCGTCTTGAAGAGGCTGAGCCACCTGGAAACGCTGAGCACCATGCAG GGGCACGCGCCTGGGTCCGGCCCTCGCCACCGGCTGGCCGCGCTCAATACGCAG AAGCCGTCCCGCTGGCCGCTGGAGGTCTCAGCTCGCACCCTGCTGTTCCTCCTCGCCTGGCCCTTCGTCGTCCAGTGGCTGCTGCGGCGTTTCCAGCGCAGGAAGAGGTGA